The Hippoglossus hippoglossus isolate fHipHip1 chromosome 21, fHipHip1.pri, whole genome shotgun sequence genomic sequence TGTAACGTAAGAAAGAATAATAATTGTTCTTCCTCCTGAGGGAAAAAAGATCCACTGCTTTCAGTACATTTGCAGACAGTGAACTTAAAAAGTCCCAGGCTTTTGCAGCGCAGGTTCTGAGAGAGGGCAACACggtaaaaagtcaaataattgTGAATGTTTGAACATTATTGGtaataaatgttgaaatacaGGGACAAAAAGCTCAGGAACTGATACTAAATGCATCACGATCAGCAATAACGTTGGAGCAACATTAATTCCTCCACTACCACCCAACTCTTACTTTAGTGTGAAACAGCTGATGGGCAACATCAACCATCGTCCACTGGAGTGTTGACGAACTGAGGTCTCGGATGCCAGCTTGTCCCAATGTGCTGGTCGCTGCCAAATACCGTTAGTCCCGCTCCCAGAACTCCCCGTCTCCCTGCCGTGAATCTCAAACCGACTTCTTGTCACTTAACCGTGAATGCACTTGTGTAAATTTGagaatttttatttaatataatttaaaagaaaaaaaaactacctattttttttttgttgcagaagattttttttctcttcagttttctcaaatatacacaaataatCTGAAGTGAGGTCAAGAGTTGATTTCTGATTCAGGGGGCCGCCCTTTTTCTGTTCCCTCCCCCCCCTTGGACAGGGACCAAAATCTGCCATacttgtctttgtttgtgaaGAGGCCGCTACCAAAAGAGTATTTTGAATACACTGTAAAGATGTAAATAACCCTAGAGTACTATTTAAAGAGAATGTCCTGCGTAAAATGGCCTTTTTGTAAGTATTTCCATGAATAAAGTTTCTATTTTACACTGTGAAGGGCCATGTAAATAAAGTGTTATGTATAgatgtgactctgtgtgtgtttgtgcatcaggCAGAAACTTGACTTTAATCCACAATAATGAAAGAATAAGCATCAAAACAgcccaaaatgtaaaaacatgtattaaaaTTTTATTTACAGATATGTACAAAAATATTGTCCCTCTTCCTGAAGTGTCCGTGGACCCTCCTGTTGGTccacaaataaataccagtagTGAAATAGGGGTCGGGGTATGAATGAATTTCAGGGTGCTTGGTCCGCTGGGTTCATCACTCGGCCCATGAATAAGACGGATCCTAAAATCAGGAACATTAAGTTTAAAGGATCATACCACAGTTTTATTCTCcaagtcactttctatagaatGTATCAGATAATTTCCCTGAAGACATGGGTCCTATGtcatagactttaaataaagatagacgacatgacggcttcccaaaagtgaagccacactatcttgatcgccccctggtggctggctgcagtaaaccCTTCCTCCTAtactgggatattttagctttatctCTGTACaacatgaggaagaggagacacattgtcaatgtttattcacagtttataCGTCTATCACTGATTCTAGACCatagaatgtaaataaagatgaacatcgtgtcgccacttcctcccactgtacaaaaatgaagccaaaaaatcCCACACACGGGTGCTGCTGCCATCTTTTGgcgtaatttggagccagagtctgtgatGTAGTGATCATGGTGTGGAGCggcggtatcaaggtcccgccaatacacatgctcgaccaatcatgagtcagtctcagcagCCATTCATGACGTTCACTACGTTTTTagaactaattaaaaccaattaGAATTAGGCCAAATAATTAATTTGGCCTATGTCCCATTCtctaatatggaggaggcagaggtgctgtcatgtcgtccatctgtgGCTTTCTGACATCACCACTAGAGGTCCCCAAAGACAGAAATATTTCAATCCTGCACATTTGGGgtttaactttaaattaattatatttaataatatcaCTGACCTCTTTTGAATCTTtactggttttgtttttgttgtatttgtttctaCAGTCCAGATTATTTGTTTCGTAAATTTCTTGATGCTATAGAATCTTCAGCAGATGTGTTTGAGTGGTGTAATCCATCAATCATATCAAGTTCACATACATTTTTGACAAGCCTAAGAATAAGTTTTACAACTGTGACCAAAAACTATTAAGCAAAAAAATGTGTCCATCTCTCAGTACTTTACGACTTCCTGCTCTGTCTGACTCTCAGCTCTAAACCCACGTTGTTCCCACTGAGGACATAAATCTTTCAAACAATAGCTCACGGATACAGTTTCATCATTACAAAAACAGCTGGACAgctttttattatatataaactatTTAGAGCTGTGGATTTATGCACAATTGATGTATTTATGGTAGGAGGATTGATTCAAAATGAAGCATATGATAATTGCAGTGAAGGAATGTCACCCAGTTCCTCCGTGTGCCTCACTGATATGTAATATTTGTAAGTTTAGGGACAACAGCGGAGTCACAGAGGAATATGATGCAGTCTTGGACTTTGGATACCCAGAGAGTTATGGTTGTTTTAAACTCAAATTGATGCAGACTTCAAGTTCATTTTGATGCATCACACAATTCATGCAGGTCTCAGGTATCTGGTGGTAGagttctttgaaaaaaaatcactgcaaCACAATTTGCACGATGATGTAAACGATAGTGGAGCTAAATCATGCAGAACATCTGGAATGGTCATTTCCGGAGGCCTCCCTGCAGCCTGGACTGTGAACAGTTGGACTTATTTACAGTGAGAAGTAAATACCTGTGTTAACCTGTCGCAGCAGAAACAAGAACGGCCGGTCCGCCTTGAAAACAGGAGCACGGGATCGTTTCAGTAGCACCATAGCTGCAAAAGAAATTCCTTTTTTAGCAAACCTTCCATTGTGCTCTGTCTTATTATCAGTGCTACAGGATGTGTCCTGTCTACCTGTGGCAGCAGCTGCCTTTGTCCCGTCTTCTGTGACTTCTATCCTCACTTCATGGAAAGCATCAGACACATAAAGGCCCTCCTccactgcagagagaaacaaactgtcAGCTACAGTAACCACTGTTTGACCTGCGACCTACAAGAACTGTGATAAAAATCAATATTGTCTGATGTATTGACCTGAAATCCCGGTGAAGTCAGCTGCTGTCGGGTTAAAGGCGTCACTGATGCCCATGGCGGGAAGCACCGACCTCAGGTTAAACTTGTTCTGCATCCTGAACCTGTAAATaccagaggggaaaaaaagagtttgTACATCCTCTCCATCAAGTCTGTTCAGTTGAGTACTCTATTGTTCCGCTAGTGGACATTTGGCTTGTAGCAgagcacagataaaaaaaaaatatgtacaacAATAACACATGATACAACAATAAAGCAATagaagaacaaataaaagcaataaaataatgttttaaaaagttttaaaactgaatgtaagatttgtgtgtttaatttacCGCTCGAATAAATTCAGGATTCATATTTCACTTGGTacaaaagaaaattgtaatCTTTTGCCCATTGAcctgaggggaggaggaaatgaagggGGTATTCTTGCTTCTCTAGAATTGATCTACACTTGGTGATGAGTCAtctaaatcaatattttaatagAAGCGTGTGATCTCCACCTGGGCAGGAAAATGTCCATCTTGGTTCTGCGTAGGCCAGTGTCCCAGGACGCCAGTTGGCGAGCGTTGAGCTGGGAGTCGAGGGTGGACAGCGGCGTCTTCCTCTCGCTGGGCAGGACCACCTGCAGGCTCAGCGAGCGGCCCAGGTAAGGCAGCTCCAACACGGTGTAACGCAGGTCTGAGGCCGTCCTGAACTGACCTGCAAACAAGTTCACATGTGCAACTTAAAACATCTTTCCACTGAttcattgttattttcacaccgtcaggattacgcaaaaactccTGAACAGATTTCCTGATGGAAGGACGAGACGTGAGCTAAGAAAGatcccattaaatgttggtgtggatttggattaacagactaacattttttaacattatgagaTAAGAATTTTCACAAATTTCACAAGCAGTAATGCATTGATCTCGATGAAAACAATCggacatatttagggaactgatagTTATGAGTGTGCGCAATTTGGCTGGgaacaaaattaaaatctggatctagcggatttaaatatggtttcataaggggactattgggcctcgGCGGggtttgcactctactgagagccattctggtttcatttgtttattacaTTGTCAAATATCAAAACGCTTTTTACCACTGACCTAATTAAAGACCTGAAATTGCACATTTTTCCTGAATTGATGGATGATGGATAGATGTATGgatagaaggatggatggatggatggatggatggatggatggatggatggaaggatggatggatggatggatggatggatggatgaattgACGGAGGGATGCTGTCTCTTACCGAAGCTGACCTCTGTGGCCTGGTACATCATGGGCACCTTGATGGCGCTCCCGTCGGAGAGGGTGAAGGGCAGGTTCTGGGTGTTGGTGAAGAGGAAGTGTTTCTGCCAGACGCCCCTGAAGGCCACCGTGTTGACCAGGGCCATCTGCAGCCGGTGGCCCCACCACAGAGCCTCCGTCTGGGCCTCGCCCGAGCCCGACAGCTCCCCGCTGCTGCTTCCTGCCTGGAGGGGCCACGTCTCATCTGGAAGTAAACAAGGGAGGGTCAGAGTTGAATGATAACGTCAGGTGGTCAGCAAATCATCTTTCAGAAGTCAGCAATCTCCACAGTACGTAACGCATGGGGTCAGATGCAATGAAAAGAGGAATGTGAAAATGTTACTGATAACTGACTTTAAGGTTTCTGTAAATGACACCATGACATTACGGtagagaaaacataaaaaacacgAGTCAGTCATCAAACATCTCAGGCGCTGGTAAAAATcacatttccctttttttactttccttaAATTATACTTTTCTCCTGCGAGAAAGTCTATTCtctaatagaaataaaaatatctttGGCTGAACTGGTCCTTATCAATTGCTTACAGTATGGTCACAAGCAAAATCCAAGCAGTGCCCCGAATTTTATAATTATAAGTTAAGCTGCTTACATTGATTTTTGTAGTGACTCAGAAGcagatgaataaaaataaataaaatataataaactaaacaaaGCCCCACACACATTATCtctttgtatatatttgtttttatcagaaaagattttatgaatgttgtttttgtgtttgtgtgtacctTCATTTTATTCTCCTTTGTTTTACGAACTGgttattctctttttttgcttttctttaaatttgcaatttttctctctgtttttcgttttgcaataataaataaaattatatagataaagttgttttttatttatttttgtattatgaTAACAACGAAATAAAAGCCACTATAACGCTGATAACTCTAATGAAAGTGTTAGTGGTTGATGCAGAAACAGAGCCAGAGTTTCTTCCCACTGGAGTCTCATTTTTAGCtccaaaggaaaacaaatctgcCTCTGGGGCGAACTAGTTGTTAACTTTCCCTGTTCTCAGTTTGGTGTGTGGGTATCATGCAGTGGGTTTATCAGAGCATGTTTGTTGgttgaaaacagctgcctgcagcACGTCTAAGTGAATGAgccataaaaccaaaacaaggagctgaaaCAGACTAAAGGAACCGGCATTAATTTCATTATAAGATTCTGAAATTGACTTTGAACtgttttataaagatggatTACCATGGTTGTGGGCCGGTCTCTCCTGCGGGCTGCGGGTGTGGTTGGGTTGGCTGAAGTTGGCCCGGACCACACTGGTGTTGGCCCAGACGGCTGCGTGCTGTGTGAACCCAGTCAGGAGCTGGACACCACTCTGGATGAATAACGTGCACgtctgctgcagccacatccCCTGGCTGGTGTTGCTCACGTCACCCTGGGAGTGCAACAGGAGGTCATGTACCTGAGCGTCTGTGAGACAGGAAAACATGGAGGACAGGTCAGATGTGGTGGAACGTCACGAGCAGCGCGAGGTTTATGAAGCAAGTTCAAACTTCGTAGCTGTGTAAGAAAACCAATATGCACAGGAAAGGTTTTTGCTCTGCtttcacatctcatcacatcatcatcactgctgctgcaaaagCCGTGAGTAAAAGTCTTGTTATATCCCCACGATAAAATAATCATGACTTCAATTTTTCAGCTCAACAACCTCTTGCTTTTTTTTGGCAACAATTTACTTGAAGTCACAGCATCTTCCTGCAGAAACgtgcaaaagaaaaactgagttTAATTAATTTGAGCTTTGGTTAATGTACTCTCAATCTCTCATAGCCTGAGGAACTCCAAACATTCACAGATGAAACGATCCTCAGTAAAATGTTCTCTCATGGTGTTTGGCATCTTCActatttcctgacattttatagacaaaacaaatatataaaacagtTCCAGCCGAAACCTGACTGTGATGTTTTTCAAGCTAAGCCATGGTTCTTAACCAGATCCCAGTATCATCCACCTCCGTCCCGGACCTCCATCATGTGTGTGAGATCACATCATGGACGTAAAAGAAACAGCCGCTGGAAATCACTCTTTGTTTGTAATGAAACACAGTGACCTCTCGACCCCGGGGCCAAGCTGCAGGAGTGGTTAATGAGATTAGAGTTGGTGTGGAGGCAGGTATTACCGCTCCAGACACCACTGAGCTCTGTAGGgccaacagcagctgcagcaccgCTCCACACCACCTGGCACCAGCAGCACTGAGGGCCACCGACCACCTCTCCACCTTCGCTCTCACAGCATGAGGAGCAGCTCATGCAAACTCAAGAAAAACCCTTTCTCCCTTCAGACGGACCCTACCGTTGACGTTGTAACCCAGCGTCCCCTCCAGCTGAGCGAGCGTGTTGCCCCTGGCCCCAAACTGCAGCAGGCCCAGAGACAGGGAGACGCTCACAGGAGACACGATCAGGTTGGAGTTGTTCTCCGTCTCGGTGAGCGTCTGGTAGAGGCTGAGGGCGAACCTGGTGTGCAGCGCTCCCATGCTCTCCTGCAGGCTGCCGTTACAGTGGCTCCTCTCCACCAACCAGAAGCAAATAAGGAGTGAAGCCACCGGCAGGCGACGCATTTCCTCAGAGCCTCAGGAGGGGAAGTGTCCTCAGGGTGCAACAGGTGGTCTGGAAAACAAAATCCTGCAAGAAAAGAAGATATATTAAATCTGGTTCAGAGCTGTCACCCAGTGGACAGTCGTGATATGATCATATTGCAGAAACTCTTGATTTGCACGTGTGAAAACCTCATTGCATTGAACATTTGCAATATCGTGATAATCGACACTAACATTGGGCATTTTAAGACATAGTCCAGAAGAAAACACTGTGAGTGCTGCCTGTTCAACATAAAAtagtttatttacatatttgtattgtttattaattgtgttttggtacaaaatatatgcaaataagTATCACTGTGAGAAAGCCAAAGCAAAGTGCTTGCAGTCTATAGGTCTATAGGTTTATCAGCAGTTGCAAAAAGTAACTAATTGCAGTACTTAAGTACTTTAATTGAGTGTACGCTATATTAAACATATACTCTGTCGAAATAATAAAGGAGCATACATATTGACAATGATTGATTGTATCATTATTACTATGATAGTAAACAATTTGTGATAAAACTTGGCTTTGcagattatgtttttaaaatacttttcttCCAATTTTCATAATGTATGATTATcttgtaaaatacatttgtacATTGATTAAATTACCCTGCAGAATATCAAGTGGTCAAAACTAGATCTTACTTAAGTGCAATATCAAGAATGATGCTAtgatatatttttagttttaccCTCGATAACCTTCACTTCAATTATACTTTCATACATGTTACtctatttttaaaagcagaactTGAATATGTTTGTACTTATAAGTTGTTGGAAACTATATTCTCAGCATTACAAggtcaaaaacaaataaacataaatgccaCAATAAGATAATTGATTGGAATTCAGACTTAATTGACTGTCTTGTCCTTGTCACTATCATTTCAAAGTGCATGTTCCTCTGATGTGATGCAGATGAGGGTTTCAGCTCCTACCTGCAGACGGCTGAGGTGAGTCCGTGTGAGTCCAGCGACCCTCCAGCCTGTGCAGCGGGAGAAGTGTCCTCTTGTCCCCGGCTGTCAGTCTGTCTCACTGAGGCAGCCTGCAGTCATAAGACCGTGTTTAAAGGGGAACGCTCCGCCGGTCTCCGTCGGCGATGTCCGTACCACTCGTCCGGGACTCCTGCCTCCCCGGGGCTATAAGGAGCCAGGCGGAGGGAGGCATGTCACCGAGCAGCAAATCCCAAACcaggcaaaaacacacactcacgcgcGCACTGCACAACACGGCACGCGCGCACGCTCTTTGAAATTTTAATTATAGGCCATAATTTGTTGGAAACTATTATTAGGCCTCAGAAAGACATTCCAGtgagatgaataaaataattggataattaaaaagtgtaaaatgatTGTAAGTATGatgcagaataaaaagaaatatgatgTGAAACATAATtaacttcttctcttttccctgTGGTATTCTACCACAATTTTTaaggttagcttagcataaagactggaaacagaggggaACAGCTAGCCCAGCTCTGGAATCCACATACCAgcaattaattaatcaaataacGAATATAGTCcatcacatttaaaaccatGTGTATGATCTAATGTGTCAATTAATAAATGATAAGACACCATTAACAAAGACTTTGCAGCTGTAATTAATGGCTTTATGAAAGGTTAATAAATAGTTTATTGGTGCTTCATAAATCAGTATGAGTCACAATGAGAAAAAGGTTGTGGCGTAACCCTTTGTTAGCACACCAATTCACGTAGTCTACAGTTATAAAGTCCTTAACATTGGGCACCATGTTTCTCACTGTCTTCATTTCATAGTCAAGCCATTAATAATGGTAGTGGGGTTCTCAATCTGTGTTAATCCATCATTCAATTCATAACGGAATCCTAAGAGGTGACTAATCAATAATAAAGGGTTCTTCTGTAATAAATCAAATCTGTAGTACTAAATATTGAGTTTTATGTAAATGCAT encodes the following:
- the serpine3 gene encoding probable serpin E3 gives rise to the protein MRRLPVASLLICFWLVERSHCNGSLQESMGALHTRFALSLYQTLTETENNSNLIVSPVSVSLSLGLLQFGARGNTLAQLEGTLGYNVNDAQVHDLLLHSQGDVSNTSQGMWLQQTCTLFIQSGVQLLTGFTQHAAVWANTSVVRANFSQPNHTRSPQERPAHNHDETWPLQAGSSSGELSGSGEAQTEALWWGHRLQMALVNTVAFRGVWQKHFLFTNTQNLPFTLSDGSAIKVPMMYQATEVSFGQFRTASDLRYTVLELPYLGRSLSLQVVLPSERKTPLSTLDSQLNARQLASWDTGLRRTKMDIFLPRFRMQNKFNLRSVLPAMGISDAFNPTAADFTGISVEEGLYVSDAFHEVRIEVTEDGTKAAAATAMVLLKRSRAPVFKADRPFLFLLRQVNTGSVLFMGRVMNPADQAP